A single window of Leptospira semungkisensis DNA harbors:
- a CDS encoding cation diffusion facilitator family transporter, which yields MSSGTSKSKITAGFVSVLFASVLAGTKLWVGLSQGSMAVIASGLDSCLDFLSSSINFYALYISAQPPDSEHRYGHGKAEAIAGLFQSIIFTASCIWLFYQSFVSGLGSHSFQPELSSVFVMTISMILTGILVLYQRTVIKRTNSVLIEADSLHYLSDLLSNFLILLSLGIEFYTGWTWLDPLIGGFIALYLLSGFLKVFKKSLNILMDRDFSDDYRETILRIISEHHPRVLGYHDLRARSAGERKFLEFHLEFPKTYTLEEVHKILESIMDEMKEEFPYTEILIHPDPVDVEGSTRTLLDKQSPQFY from the coding sequence ATGAGTTCCGGTACTTCTAAATCCAAGATCACGGCCGGATTTGTTTCGGTGCTTTTTGCTTCTGTTCTGGCCGGGACTAAACTTTGGGTAGGTTTGTCCCAGGGCTCTATGGCGGTGATCGCTTCCGGTTTGGATTCCTGTTTGGATTTCCTAAGTTCTTCGATCAATTTTTATGCTCTCTATATTTCTGCCCAACCTCCTGATTCGGAACATAGATATGGTCACGGAAAAGCGGAAGCAATAGCCGGACTCTTTCAATCCATCATCTTTACCGCTTCTTGTATTTGGCTTTTTTACCAGTCATTCGTTTCCGGATTAGGATCTCATTCTTTTCAACCGGAACTTTCTTCTGTTTTTGTGATGACCATCTCTATGATCTTGACTGGGATATTGGTGCTATATCAACGGACAGTGATCAAGAGAACAAATTCTGTTTTGATCGAAGCAGACAGTCTCCATTATCTTTCCGACCTGCTCAGCAATTTTCTGATCCTTCTTTCCTTAGGGATCGAGTTTTATACCGGCTGGACTTGGTTGGACCCGTTGATCGGGGGATTCATCGCTCTCTACTTGCTTTCTGGTTTCTTAAAAGTTTTCAAGAAGAGCCTAAACATTCTGATGGATCGGGATTTTTCTGATGATTACAGAGAAACGATCCTGAGAATTATTTCGGAACATCATCCGCGGGTTTTGGGCTATCATGATTTGAGAGCGCGTTCTGCTGGCGAAAGAAAATTCTTAGAGTTTCATCTGGAATTCCCGAAGACCTATACTTTGGAAGAAGTCCATAAGATCTTAGAATCCATTATGGATGAAATGAAGGAAGAATTTCCATATACCGAGATCCTAATCCATCCGGATCCCGTAGATGTCGAAGGTTCAACTCGAACCTTGCTGGACAAACAAAGTCCTCAATTTTATTAA
- a CDS encoding LA_2444/LA_4059 family outer membrane protein, with product MRLILNTFLRSFLFCFLLVGFSLASSLSAQAVNPKLPDPDALEREADDLDYQARTTQNPAESRRLSQQADAKRKLAVDTRNEMHDRELEKPYNKPTLELQWNAMQSTWESEALARNKNLGVNTYNALLNQAGAYQAAKTNAAGLGLNPNLLNDNLTTYSSPQGNTKTAFPIRATYLNTAKTFGIEFNYLDVRMKPSYTTFDVASSLSSAAPIQFHSVEYRRLDYSLNFAWYVITGTGRIGLAAGARNLDIYSKEYGNIPGNYGFGSSEEKAGGLGPQIGIRLFKNFSASLIGHFRADYFRTLGHYNRTTQGVLSGVSGPYILDTASMGGIKANLISRTGYEIDTGISFMRSRWLKYTFGFQFTELASKISGYNYNPTVFPGAPGDPLFLNQVSKPLDQFSSGSALGKEVHDKFYGFYFGLSLII from the coding sequence ATGAGGTTGATTTTGAATACGTTTCTCAGATCTTTTCTTTTCTGCTTTCTCTTAGTCGGTTTCTCGCTTGCGTCCTCTCTTTCTGCCCAAGCTGTAAATCCCAAGCTCCCGGATCCGGATGCTCTCGAGAGAGAAGCAGATGATCTGGATTACCAAGCAAGAACTACCCAAAATCCCGCAGAAAGTAGAAGGCTGAGCCAACAAGCAGATGCGAAACGTAAACTTGCAGTGGATACTCGTAACGAGATGCATGATCGAGAATTAGAAAAGCCTTATAATAAACCGACTCTTGAACTGCAATGGAACGCGATGCAATCGACTTGGGAATCCGAAGCATTAGCTAGAAATAAAAACTTAGGAGTAAACACATATAACGCTCTTCTCAATCAAGCAGGAGCATATCAAGCTGCGAAAACAAACGCAGCAGGTTTAGGCCTAAACCCGAATCTATTAAACGATAACTTGACCACTTATTCGAGCCCACAAGGAAATACTAAGACCGCATTTCCGATCAGGGCCACCTATTTGAATACCGCAAAGACATTCGGGATCGAATTCAATTATTTAGATGTTAGAATGAAACCTTCTTATACTACATTCGATGTGGCTTCTTCTCTCTCTTCGGCGGCACCTATACAATTTCATTCGGTAGAATACAGAAGATTAGATTACTCTCTTAACTTTGCCTGGTATGTGATTACAGGAACGGGAAGGATAGGACTTGCGGCGGGAGCAAGAAACTTAGATATCTATTCTAAGGAATATGGAAACATTCCGGGAAACTACGGCTTCGGAAGTTCGGAAGAAAAAGCCGGTGGCTTGGGTCCTCAGATCGGGATCCGTCTCTTTAAGAATTTTAGCGCGAGTTTGATCGGTCATTTCCGTGCAGACTACTTTCGTACATTAGGACATTATAATAGAACTACCCAAGGCGTGCTATCTGGAGTAAGTGGACCTTATATTTTAGATACTGCCTCCATGGGAGGAATAAAAGCGAATCTAATCAGTCGAACAGGATACGAAATAGATACAGGAATTTCCTTTATGAGAAGCCGCTGGTTAAAGTATACCTTCGGATTTCAATTTACCGAATTGGCATCCAAGATCTCAGGCTATAACTATAACCCTACCGTATTCCCAGGTGCACCGGGAGATCCGCTCTTTTTAAATCAGGTTTCTAAACCTCTAGATCAATTCTCTTCCGGTTCCGCATTGGGAAAGGAAGTACATGATAAATTCTACGGATTTTATTTTGGATTATCTTTGATTATTTGA
- a CDS encoding DUF6580 family putative transport protein, with protein MALSRNFVALALMLIAIVSRFLPHLPNFTPVLAVSLFGGVYLSNRWLALTLPLGIMLISDLFIGYHSLMPVIYGFFVVFALVGIYLKNRVSVGSLAITGLAGSVSFFVITNFFVWLTSGMYSLDCAGLVECYVAAIPFFQYGLFGDAVYISSLFGAYYLLERTGLVPASQAA; from the coding sequence ATGGCACTATCCAGAAACTTTGTAGCCTTAGCATTGATGTTAATTGCGATCGTAAGTCGTTTTCTTCCTCATTTGCCTAACTTCACCCCAGTCTTAGCAGTTTCTTTATTCGGGGGAGTTTATCTATCTAATCGTTGGTTAGCTCTTACCCTTCCATTGGGAATTATGCTGATTAGCGATCTATTCATCGGTTATCATTCCTTGATGCCTGTAATCTACGGATTCTTCGTAGTTTTCGCTCTTGTAGGAATCTATCTGAAGAACCGAGTTTCCGTTGGAAGCTTGGCGATCACTGGACTAGCAGGATCTGTTTCCTTCTTCGTGATCACTAACTTCTTTGTATGGTTAACCTCAGGAATGTATAGTCTTGATTGCGCAGGCTTAGTAGAATGTTATGTAGCTGCGATCCCATTCTTCCAATACGGACTTTTTGGCGATGCAGTTTATATCTCTTCTCTATTCGGAGCTTACTACCTGCTCGAAAGAACCGGATTGGTTCCCGCTTCTCAAGCGGCTTAA